One genomic window of Glycine max cultivar Williams 82 chromosome 16, Glycine_max_v4.0, whole genome shotgun sequence includes the following:
- the LOC106796457 gene encoding receptor-like protein 35: MSCYSLKLFYALLLLLLHAAGSILGFNSLPNSAEIKCIESERQALLNFKHGLKDDSGMLSTWRDDGNNRDCCKWKGIQCNNQTGHVEMLHLRGQDTQYLRGAINISSLIALQNIEHLDLSYNAFQWSHIPEFMGSFANLRYLNLSYCAFVGSIPSDIGKLTHLLSLDLGNNFFLHGKIPYQLGNLTHLQYLDLSDNDLDGELPYQLGNLSQLRYLDLAGGEFILGSISFPSWGIFLCCTLLHLVAILM; the protein is encoded by the coding sequence ATGAGTTGTTATTCTCTGAAACTATTTTATGCACTTTTGCTGCTTTTATTGCATGCTGCTGGATCCATTCTTGGATTCAACAGCCTTCCCAATAGCGCAGAAATTAAGTGCATTGAGAGTGAGAGACAAGCACTCCTCAACTTCAAACATGGCCTCAAAGATGACTCTGGCATGCTGTCTACATGGAGGGACGATGGCAATAACAGAGACTGTTGCAAATGGAAAGGCATCCAATGCAACAATCAAACTGGTCATGTTGAGATGCTTCATCTCCGTGGTCAGGATACACAATATTTGAGAGGTGCAATCAATATCTCTTCATTGATTGCCCTTCAAAATATTGAACACTTGGATCTCAGCTATAATGCTTTTCAATGGAGTCATATCCCAGAATTCATGGGCTCGTTCGCCAACTTACGATATCTCAATCTCTCTTATTGTGCATTTGTTGGGAGTATTCCTTCTGATATTGGAAAGCTTACACATTTACTGTCTCTTGATCTaggtaacaatttttttctccatgGAAAAATCCCTTATCAACTTGGAAACCTTACACATTTACAATATCTTGATCTAAGTGATAATGATCTAGATGGGGAACTCCCTTATCAACTTGGAAATCTCTCACAGTTGAGGTATCTTGATCTTGCGGGGGGGGAATTCATTCTCGGGAGCATTTCCTTTCCAAGTTGGGGAATCTTCCTTTGTTGCACACTCTTGCACTTGGTGGCAATTTTGATGTGA